Proteins found in one Erythrobacter sp. KY5 genomic segment:
- the bfr gene encoding bacterioferritin, which produces MKGDPKVIEYLNKALTNELTAINQYWLHYRVLADWGISKLAEYERKESIEEMQHADRLAERILFLEGLPNFQAIHNLKVGESVEEILKADLALEHEAIPLLRDAAEYAKSVRDYTSETLFEDILANEEEHVDFLETQFDMIERMGLQNYNQLQSAPAGEGETGAGA; this is translated from the coding sequence TCGAATACCTCAACAAGGCGCTCACGAACGAGCTGACCGCGATCAACCAGTACTGGCTGCACTATCGCGTGCTTGCCGACTGGGGCATCTCCAAGCTTGCCGAATATGAGCGCAAGGAATCGATTGAGGAAATGCAGCACGCCGACAGGCTGGCCGAACGCATCCTGTTCCTCGAAGGGCTTCCCAATTTCCAGGCGATTCACAACCTGAAGGTCGGCGAAAGCGTCGAGGAGATCCTGAAAGCCGATCTCGCGCTCGAACACGAAGCGATCCCGCTCCTGCGCGATGCAGCCGAATACGCGAAGAGCGTGCGCGACTATACGTCGGAGACGCTGTTCGAAGACATCCTCGCCAACGAGGAAGAGCATGTCGATTTCCTCGAAACGCAGTTCGACATGATCGAGCGCATGGGCTTGCAGAACTACAACCAGCTGCAAAGCGCGCCTGCTGGCGAAGGGGAAACCGGCGCAGGCGCCTGA
- a CDS encoding DUF2721 domain-containing protein, whose protein sequence is MLDLSLAANIASDLLERTADTPRVLRAVQLSLAPAFLLVGIGSIMNVIMARVTWIAGRIERLCETSDDDHTSEQRRELDWLKRRRVLARSAIKFATAAAVVISIVIALLFVSAYIETRLGTIVAVLWVTTVVLLIIGLFSFLRETLMASEGPREQRWRKKKGEG, encoded by the coding sequence ATGCTCGACCTATCACTGGCAGCCAATATCGCGAGCGACCTGCTTGAACGCACCGCCGATACGCCGCGTGTGCTGCGCGCCGTGCAATTGAGCCTTGCGCCGGCGTTCCTGCTGGTTGGGATCGGCAGCATCATGAATGTCATCATGGCGCGCGTCACCTGGATCGCTGGGCGGATTGAAAGGCTCTGCGAAACATCCGACGATGATCACACGTCTGAACAAAGGCGCGAGCTCGACTGGCTCAAGCGCCGCCGCGTTCTCGCCCGGAGCGCGATCAAGTTTGCTACCGCCGCCGCCGTCGTCATCAGCATCGTCATCGCGCTGCTGTTCGTCTCGGCTTACATCGAGACGCGGCTGGGCACGATTGTCGCGGTTCTTTGGGTGACCACCGTCGTGCTCCTGATCATCGGCCTGTTCTCGTTCCTTCGCGAAACGCTCATGGCCTCAGAGGGCCCGCGCGAGCAGCGTTGGCGCAAGAAAAAGGGCGAAGGCTGA